From the genome of Triticum aestivum cultivar Chinese Spring chromosome 1A, IWGSC CS RefSeq v2.1, whole genome shotgun sequence:
ATTCAAATTCCAGTTTCCATGCTAAGTCAAACCAAGGAGTACTCAGTGAGCTGTCACACACGTGGTGGCTGGTGACAAGTGAGTATTCAGACGTATAATACTCATCCGTAGCATTTTCTGGGAGTAGTCGATGTGCCTAACAGTCCATTCTATGCTCTGATGTGACCACCCAACGAATGTGCAGACCAGTCATCAGTAGTACGAAACACTCGAATTTGACACTTCAAAGCTGCCTTTGCCTTGTCCCAGTTGTGTACTACTATTCGCCCATGCCACTGTCTGTTGTAGTGTTGGTGTTGCTGATAACTGTTGTGTGGTAGCACTCGCAGAatgcttagagcatggttaatagaagAGCCGGCAGCTGGCTCTGTACTCATGCCATGTCATATATAGCCTTTGTGAAAAAAATCGCATATAATAAGGCTGGCGTGTAAGTTGGCTGTAGCAATTAATGTTTGCATGCATGGGTAAGAATGCAAACGCATTTGATTGGAAGAGGGAAAGAAGCGTCAGCCTTCAGCCCCTGCATGCATTCTTTTCTCTCGAGTGCAGTGCTACAGCCGGGCGATTGCCCAAGCGCCGGCCTCTTCCTCATTCCAACTTTCTCTCTCCTCCAGCTAGTATTTTTGCTAATCTGGACAgcttatagcctgctgactcagGCTTACTATACTTGCTCTTATTATACAGACTAAGCCACGTGAAACTTTAATTCGTGTCACTGCTTGAACGTGGCAATGATTTTCTGCGGTGCCCATGTCAACGCTTCGTTTCCCTAGGCGAACTCACGTTGTTCCCTGACGGATAACCGTACTATAAAAATTTGTCAACTTAACCATCTTCTGCTCGCTCCTACTACTCCAGGGAGTGTATATCATATAGCTTGTGATTCACCAACTGGGCCTTGATCTACCACCAGGGACAGGACAGGGAGGAAGCGGTTCAGAAGACGAAGAGGAGATGTCGTCCGACGGCGGGGGCTCCCAGATGGGCGTCGCCGGCGCGCTGGGCCTCTCGGTCACGTCGTCAGTAGCCATTGTCATTTGCAACAAGTACCTCATGAGCACCCTCAACTTCTACTTCGGTTAGTACAACTTTCAGAGTTTCAGACTCTCAGTGCTGCTGCTGCTTACTGCGTCCGACACTTTTGTCATCAAGTGCACAAAAAGGACATTTCGATCTTACAACTTTCTGATTTGTGTTTGCTTCAAATTTCGATATGCAGCGACGACACTGACAAGCTGGCACCTGCTGGTGACTTTCTGCACGCTCCACATAGCGCAGCGCCTGCGCTTCTTTGAGCCGAAGCCAATCGACGCGCAGACTGTCATCTCCTTTGGGTTTCTCAATGGGATCTCCATTGGCCTCCTCAACCTTTGCCTTGGCTTCAACTCAGTTGGTTTCTACCAGGCAAGCTACCCAGACTGCTGATGATAGCTCATACAGTACCATTTCATTTGTTTTCTTACTCGTGGATTTGCTGTGTTTGTTTTGCTACAGATGACCAAGCTGGCTATTATACCATTCACCATGCTCTTGGAGACCATCTTTCTGAGCAAGAAGTTCAGGTGATTCTCAGATTCCTTCTCGCATTGGGCTTTTTCCTGATCATCTTGAAGCAAATTCAGCGTTTCTCATGCTCCACATTCATTAACTGTGCAGCCAGAGCATCAAGGCCTCTCTCatggtcctcctcctgggagttggCATCGCATCTGTCACCGATCTCCAGCTCAATCTCCTCGGCTCGATCATCGCAGTGCTCACCATCGCTGCGACCTGTGTCTGCCAGATCGTATCCTTCTGCTCTGCCCCTGCATGAAACTCAAGCTATCTAAGCTAGCTGTTAACCTGTTACACATTTGCAGTTGCACCCTGAATACTTGTGTTCATGTCATCTTCCTTGACCTTGAACAAAGCTGACCAACCAGATCCAGAGGAGGCTCAAGGTGTCTTCCACTCAGCTACTGTACCAGTCCTCCCTGTACCAATCCGCTGTGCTGCTCATCACCGGCCCCTTCGTCGACAAGCTCCTGACAAAGAAGGACGTCTTCGCGTTCGAGTACACATTCGAAGTCGTGGTACGTGCTATATGTGCAGCAGCAGCAAGAACTGAACATGATGTAAAAGATGAATAAATTTGAGCTGCGCTGAACAAATTTTCTGGCGCAGGTGTTCATCCTAATGTCGTGCGGGATCGCTGTGTCCGTCAACTTCAGCACCTTCCTGGTGATCGGCACGACGTCGCCAGTGACGTACCAGGTGTTGGGCCACCTCAAGACGTGCCTCATCCTCTCCTTCGGCTACGTCCTCCTCAAAGACCCCTTCACGCTCCGCAACCTCGCCGGCATCCTCATCGCCATCTTCGGCATGGGCCTCTACTCCTTCTTCTCCGTCTCCGAGAGCAGGAAGAAGACCGAGGGCGCCACGTTGCCGGTCAACACCCAGGTCCGTACTTTTCCTGATACGTTTGTATCTGAATCTGGAATGGCGTATGACAAGGTTTTAACCGGCGTGTGCCCTTGCAGATGAGCGAGAAGGATTCGGCGCCGCTCCTTGGCACGAAAACCTCGCCGTGGCAGGAGAGCAACGGGGTGGAGAACTTTGACGACGTGCCACGGACCGCGAAGACCGCGTTTAGCCGGCAGCTGAACCCGTAGCTTAGGATGGATATGCTTTGGTAAGTTGGTATAGCAGCATCAGTATCTATTCTTTCCCCTTTGGGGTTTCTCCTACAATGATGAGAATTGCTCGATGATGAAAGTAATGGTGGTATTGTAAGGTGATTCTAGGACCTAAAAAGTTCTGGAAGTAATGTAGGGCAGCAAGTACCAACTTCTCCTACAATGGTTGTAGGGCAGGGATCTCGCGGAAATTGCACAAGAAATTTTCTGGAAGTTCTGCAAAAGCTGCAATTTATCATGGCAATTCTCTCGTTTACAAACGCGGAAAACAGTGGATGTCAATCCTTTTTCCAGAGAAAACGCAAGGGTAGACTACGCCGAAACGCAACAGCTGCTAGAGAAATATTACAGCTAATAACACCAAACATATTTTGGTCACGATGCCATCTATTGAATCTCTAATGCCCATGTAGGTGTacggtaagagcatctacagccagtaAATCCGACCCTTCAAACGTTCACGGACGTGACCGGACACGTTCGTGGAGCATCTATAGCCAGCAAATCCGACCCTTCAAACGCCCGCAGACGTGACCGGGCACGTTCGCTGACAGTGACCGATCACGCCTTAAATATTTGATTCTACAATCGGACATCTCAAAGTAGAAACATCAAATTCATATAACATAAACCGATCTTTAAACGGAGCTTGTCCAGCGGCCGGTTGCGCTCCCCAGAGTGTTGGTCCCATCGCcggcaaggtagagtagggcatgggacacgagccggctcaTGGGACTCAAGGCGCCGCCATCTCTCATGCCCTGCCCTTCCTCGTCAGAGCCTCTAGCCAGAACGGTGCATGTGGACATCAGGTCGATGATGGATCCGTCCTAGGACAAGCCGGCGACATCCACCACTATCGGCGTAAATAAAACTAGGATGGTGACACCTTGGCATGTTGGGCCTAAACCAAATTGGGTCGTATGCCTTTCTTGGATAGGGAGGAAGGCTTTTGAAGGCTCCACAATATCAGGCGGACTTTGGCCTGTGACATTAAGAGCGGCTCGAGACATGGAGCCGGATGAGCTCTCGTGATTACTTCGCAGGATCTTCCCGTGAGCATGCGTCAACACGTCCGTAAAGAGAAGACCTGGATCTCGGGGAAGATGAGCAGCAACCCATGCCCCGCGAAGGACGGCTGCCGGCTCTAGATGGCAGGCTGAGGGTGTACGATCGGTCCTCACGCGTAAGCTCCGGCAGGATCTGTGTGGACAAAGTCATCCGCAACGGCCACAGTAAGATTCGCCTGCTGTCTACACTGCTACAGTGGCAATACCTCGCCGTCATCTGACGTATaccgaaggaggaggaagaggaggtcgtcaTCATCACTCGTACAAGCATGCCATGGGCGACCATGCCACCATGGTACAAGCTAGGCTAGCCTATTCCAATGCATATTCAACCAATTGGAGCCTCCGGCAGGTCCTCTATAACAGACACATTGTAGCTCTCTACCATTGCAATAAGAAAcaaggcaggagtagggtattacaccaagaaTGTGGCATGAACCTGGGTAGTTCTTTGTGTTCATCTGTAGTTCATCCCACCATCGTTCATCATAACTTAGGATTGTTAGACGTGTCCAGTCCCTGGCCGAACTTTTAAAGGGTTGTTGCTCACAACTCATATGTAGGTTCTTAGAAACCGACATATGGTGCACCAGATAGGGGACAGAGGCGTTCCTACCAACCCTAATCGGCATCCTTTGCCTCTCCGAGTGCTCCCTCCGGCCGACACTTCAATGAGGTGTGAAACGGGGGATCTCCCCGCTCGCCTTCCCCCAATGAAAAGCATCATTGGTCGGCATTGTTCGACCCAAACGACCGCCATGAAAGCAGCCTCATAGACGAGCGAGGCACCTCGCGGCCTGGCGGACTATCAAGGTGCAAGCCGCGAAGCGCGTCGCCGGCTcctagctactccctctgttccaaaatagatgactcgactttgtactaattttagtacaaagttagtacaaagttgggtcatctattttggaatgaagggagtacttcGGTGAGTGGGCGAACAAGGGCATCGATGCCGCCCCTAGCCAAGGAAGATGATGTTCCCCGCCGAGGCTGCGCCCGTTGCGCGTGACCTCGGTGGTGTGAAACACGAAATCATCCTTGGAAGGGCACGCCGGTCCCTGCCGGGCGACCAAGCACTTATACTAATCCATGGTCCGGCCTGCGCCGCGGGAAGGCGCGCGCTCATCTGCAAATTGCAAAACCTGCGGTAGCCAGAATCGGGCCAAGGGTGCCAACATGGCGTCGTAAGCCCTTTGGTCCCATGATCGTGGTGAACCATGGCGGAAGAAGGTGCCTGTGTATAGgtctccctgctacctcttgagcatgcgttggttttcccttaaagagaaAAGGgtaatgcaacaaagtagcgtaagtatttccctcagttctttagaaccaaggtatcaatccagtaggaggtaacacgcaagtccctagtacctgcataaacaaacaagaacctcgcaaccaatgcgataaaggggttgtcaatcccttcacggttacttacgaaagtgagatctgatagagataataagataaatatttttggtatttttattgtatagattggaaaataaagattgcaaaataaacaacaaTAGAAATAGCAaatagataggaaaataatataatggaaaatagacccgggggccataggtttcactagtggcttctcccaagatataaattctacggtgggtgaacaaattactgtcgagcaattgatagaaaagcacatagttatgagaatatctaggcatgatcatgtatataggcatcacgtccgcgacaagtagaccaaaacgattctgcatctactactattactccacacatcgaccgctatccagcatgcatctagagtattaagttcataagaacagagtaacgcattaggcaagatgacatgatgtagagggataaactcaagtaatatgatataaaccccatctttttatccttgatgaaaacaatacaatacgtgccttgctgcccctactgtcgccgggaaaggacaccgcaagattgaacgtaaagctaagcacttcacccattgcaagaaagatcaatctagtaggccaaaccaaactgataattcgaagagacttgcaaagatattaaatcatgcacaaaagaattcagagaagaatcaaatactgttcatagataatcttgatcataaacccacaattcatcggatctcgacaaacacaccacaaaaagaattacatcgaatagatctccaaaagaatcgagtagaactttgtattgagatccaaagagagataagaagccatctagctaacaactatggacccgaaggtctgtggtaaactactcacacatcatcggagaggctatggtgttgatgtagaagccctccgtgatcggttccccctccggcggagcgccggaaaaggccccaagatgggatctcacgggtgcagaaggttgcggtagtggaaatagggtttcgtggtgctctcggatttttttggggtatatgagtatatataggcgaaagaagtaggtcagcggagccacgaggggcccacaagggtgggaggcgtgcctaccccctgggcgcgccctcctacctcgtggccgcctcgttgcttccttgacgtccactccaaatctcctggattacgtttgttccaaaaataactctcccgaaggtttcattccgtttggattctgtttgatattccttttctgcgaaacactgaaataggcaaaagacagcaatgtgcactgggcctttggttagtaggttagtcccaaaaataatataaaaaagtatattaaatcccattaaacatccaaaacagataatataatagcatggatcaatcaaaaattagagatacgttggagacgtatcaagcatccccaagcttaattcctgctcgtcctcgagtacgtaaatgataaaaacagaatttttgatgtggaatgctagctagcataattctcaatgtaattttctttattgtggcatgaatgttcggatccgaaagattcaagacaaaagcttaacattgacataaaaataataatacttcaagcatactaacaaagcaatcatgtcttctcaaaatagcatggccaaagaaagttatccctacaaaatcatatactctggctatgctctatattcatcacacaaagtatttaatcatgcacaaccccgattacaagctaaacaactgtttcatacttttgatgttctcaaactttttcaatcttcacgcaatatatgagtgtgagccatggatatagcactatatgtgcaatagaatggtggttgtggagaagacaaaaaaagagaagatagtctcacatcaactaggcgtatcaacggactatggagatgcccatcaatagatatcaatgtgagtgagtagggattgccatgcaacggatgcactagagctataagtgtatgaaagctcaacaaaagaaactaaagtgggtgtgcatccaactcgcttgttcacgaagacctagggcattttgaggaagcccatcattggaatatacaagccaagttctataatgtaaaattcccactagtatatgaaagtgacaacataggagattctctatcatgaagatcgtggtgctactttgaagcacaagtgtggtaaaaggatagtaacattgtcccttctctctttttctctcatcatttttttttatttttttatttgggccctttctctttttttatggcctctttttttcttttttttctttttcgttcggagtctcattccgacttgtcgaagaatcatagtctccatcatcatttcctcacttgggacaatgctctaataatgatgatcatcacacttttatttacttacaactcaaaaattacaactcgatacttagaacaaaatatggctatatgtgaatgcctccggcggtgtaccgggatgtgcaatgaatcaagagtgacatgtatgaaagaattatagaggtggctttgccacaaatacgatgtcaactacatgatcatgcaaagcaatatgacaatgatgtaacgtgtcataacaaacaaaacggtggtaagttgcatggcaatatatctcggaatggctatagaaataccataataggtaggtatggtggctattttgaggaaggtatatggtgggtgtatgataccggtgaaaggtgcacggtattagagaggctagcaatggcggtagggtgagagtgcgtataattcatggaatcaacattagtcataaagaactcacatacttattgaaaaaatatattagttatcaaaacaaagtactacgcgcatgctcctagggggatagattgataggaaaagaccatcactcgtccccgaccgccactcataaggaagacaatcaataaataaatcatgctccgacttcatcacatatcggttcaccatacgtgcatgctactggaatcacaaactttagaacaagtatttctcaaattcacaactaatcaactagcatgactctaatatcaccatcttcatatctcaaaacaattattaagtatcaaacttctcatagtatttaatgcactttttatgaaagtttttattatatccatcttggatgcctattatattaggactaattttataaccaaagtaaattacatgctgttctaaaagactctcaaaataatataagtgaagtatgagagatcaatagtttctataaaataaaaccaccaccgtgctcttaaaaaggtataagtgaagcactagagcaaaattatttagctcaaaagatataagtgaagcacatagagtattctaataaagtccgattcatgtgtgtctctacaaaaggtgtgtacagcaaggatcattgtggtaaactaaaaagcaaagactcaaatcataaaagacgctccaagcaaaacacatatcatgtggtgaataaaaatatagcatcaagtaaagttaccgatagacgaagacgaacgaggggatgccttccggggcatcccaagcttaggcttttggttgtccttgaattttaccttggggtgccttgggaatccccaagcttaggctcttcccactccttattccaaaatccatcaaatctttacccaaaacttgaaaacttcacaacacaaaactcaatagaaaatctcataagctttgttagtataagaaaacaaaccaccatttcaaggtactgtaattaactcattctttatttatattggtgttaaacctactgtattacaacttatctattgttcataccccccgatactagccatagattcataaaataagcaaacaacacatgaaaaacagaatctgtcaaaaacagaaccatctgtagtaatatgtaggtttctaatacttctgtaaccccaaaaattctgaaataaattggtggacgtgaggaatttgtgtattaatcatcttcaaaaagaatcaacttaattgcactctccagtaaaaaaggcagcaaatctcgtgagcgctaaagtttctattttttacagcaagatcgcaaagacttcccccaagtcttcccaaaggttctacttggcacaaatactaattaaaaacataaaaccacatctaaacagaaatctagatgaattatttattactaaatagaaacaaaaaataagaaaaaaaataaaattgggttgcctcccaacaagcgctatcgtttaacgcccctagccaggcataaaaacaagaatagatctaggtattgtcgtcTTTGGGatgcaattcttcaatagaacacttataacccttaggagtttccttattttcattaatgatcaaactcctaggcaagaaatcaagaaattcatttgtagcaaaatgttccttaatgatagcgaaaaagttggggtgaacacttattgctttgagatccgcattttccttactagaagattcacctttatttttaggcaCATACATCAACTTGGCAACTCtagtagtaggaggatttggagtatttttcacggaagaaaaggaagaccctaagttggtaataatatcctcaattttatcaattcttgtggaatcttgatctatcttttcgttaactatgggttctttttatttaaaaaaattcagagtaactcctaccttagatccatattgggtaatctgGTTTTGGATCTTTATATCCAAATTCTCGATCAACTctatagtggcaactttattttcaataatttcaagcctttgcatcacatgttccaaagttaaaatagttccattaaccaagagaagtggtggcccaaacaaatctatcatagcattataagaatcaaaagtatggctacccaagaaattccctccggtaatggtatcaagaatatatctattccaaggggtgatgcctacataaaaattgcgaagaagaacgtaagtggattgcttcctagtggatctattctgagcattgcaaattctataccaagcatcttttaaattttctccctccctttgtttaaaattgagaacttcatgagAGTACTAACGGTGATAGAAGGGCTAGCAATAATAGCAAAACCAACGATAACACACTGACACACAAGAAGCAAGAAAAagggcgaatgaaaaagagggcgaataagacggcaagggtgaagtgggggagaggaaaacgagaggcaaatgcaaataatgtaatgcgagggataagagtttgtgatgggtacttggtatgtcttgagttctgcgtagatctccccggtaacggcgccagaaatggcttgttgacgggagatcaaatcttgacttgacttggtgcaacctccccggcaacggcgccagaaatccttcttgctacctcttgagaatgcattggttttcccttgaagaggaaagggtgatgcaccaaagtagcgtaagtatttccctcagtttttgagaaccaaggtatcaatccagtaggaggtaacacgcaagtccctagtacctacacaaacaaacaagaatctcgcaaccaacgcgataaaggggttgtcaatcccttcacggtcacttacgaaagtgagatctgatagagataataagataaatatttttggtattttattgtatagattgaaaaataaagattaaaaaataaacaacgatagaaatagcaagtagatagaaaaataatataatggaaaatagacccgggggccataggtttcactagtggcttctctcaagatagcaaattctatggtgggtgaacaaattaccgtcgagcaattgatagaaaagcgcatagttatgagaatatctacgcatgatcatgtatataggcatcacgtccacgacaagtagaccgaaatgattctgcatctactactattactccacacatcgaccgctatccagcatgcatctagagtattaagttcataagaacagagtaacgcattaggaaagatgacatgatgtagagggataaactcaagcaatatgacataaaccccatctttttatcctcaatggcaacaatacaatacgtgccttgctgcccctgctctcactgggaaaggacaccgcaagattgaacccaaatctaagcacttctcccattgcaagaaagatcaatctagtaggccaaaccaaactgataattcgaagagacttgcaaagatattaaatcatgcataaaagaattcagagaagaatcaaatattgttcatagataatcttgatcataaacccacaattcatccgatctcgataaacacaccgcaaaaagaattacgtcgaacggatctccaagagaattgaggagaactttgtattaagatccaaagagagagaagaagccatctagctaataactatggacccgaaggtctgtggtaaactactcacacatcatcggagaggctatggtgttgatgcagaagccctccgtgaccgattccccctccggcggagcaccggaaaaggccccaagatgggatctcacgggtacagaaggttgcggcggtggaaatagggtttcgtggtgctctcggatgttttcggggtatatgagtatatatataggcgaaagaagtaggtcagcgAAGCCACAAGGgggccacgagagtggggggcacacctacccccctaggcatgccgtcctacctcgtggtcgcctcgttgcttcctttacatccactccaagtctcctggattgcgtttgttccaaaaataactcccccgaaggtttcattccgtttggattccgtttgatattccttttctgcgaaacactgaaataggcaaaaaaacaacaatttcactaggcctttggttagtagattagtcccaaaaataatataaaaaggtatattaaatcccattaaacatccaaaacagataatataatagcatggaacaatcaaaaattatagatacgttggagacgtatcactccctaaAGGTGATATGAAGGAGGGGGATAGGGCAGCTCCTGTCACGTTGGCGGGGAGACGCCCTTCCTGGTGTTGGCCTTTCGGGTTGAGCAATGCGAGAGACGCCTACCAAAAGCTTGCGTCGCTCACCCTGGATTCCCGGGCGAAAGAAGAAGGCCCCGGCACGTGCTTCCCCGGTTCGTTCATCCTTCCGGAGCCCGGCAAGCCGCCCCGAGGCGAAAGGTACTCCGGCTATGATAAAGGCGCCCGACCTCTCAGACGCCCCTCTCAGAGCCATGAAGACCAACTCGACGTGAAAGCCGCCTTGCCACCAACGCCAGTCTGGGCGCCCACTCACTGGCTGAAGACGCACGCGCTGGATCAATAAAAGGGTGTGGGCAGGTTCCCCATCAATAAGAAGAAGCCTCGACAATGTCTCCATTCTCTACCTACCGGATGAGCATGCTCAAAACTGGGTGACGTGTGTCGCGCCGAATGCGGTGTGAAAAGTTCCCAGGACCTTTCTCACGCGAACTGCTTTCCTCAGGCTGTTGGGCCTCTGCTTCTCTTCCCTCGTGGATGAGTCGCAACAATGCGCCCCGCCTGCACGATGGGAACGTTTTTGGGTCATGTCCCAACGAACCTTTTCCCTCTGACTGCCAGCCCACTGCTACTCACCCATGCGGTCGAGCCACAGCAGAGCGTCATGTCTGaaataaatatgccctagaggcaataata
Proteins encoded in this window:
- the LOC123045902 gene encoding UDP-xylose transporter 1; amino-acid sequence: MSSDGGGSQMGVAGALGLSVTSSVAIVICNKYLMSTLNFYFATTLTSWHLLVTFCTLHIAQRLRFFEPKPIDAQTVISFGFLNGISIGLLNLCLGFNSVGFYQMTKLAIIPFTMLLETIFLSKKFSQSIKASLMVLLLGVGIASVTDLQLNLLGSIIAVLTIAATCVCQILTNQIQRRLKVSSTQLLYQSSLYQSAVLLITGPFVDKLLTKKDVFAFEYTFEVVVFILMSCGIAVSVNFSTFLVIGTTSPVTYQVLGHLKTCLILSFGYVLLKDPFTLRNLAGILIAIFGMGLYSFFSVSESRKKTEGATLPVNTQMSEKDSAPLLGTKTSPWQESNGVENFDDVPRTAKTAFSRQLNP